The region GCCGCCATCATTCAGGACGATCAGGGCACCGCCATCGGCGCCGTGAACATCTCGGTCCCCAAGCCCCGCTGGACTCTGCAACGGGCCCGCGAAGAACTGGGCCCCCTGGTCATCCGCGCCGCCCGCGCGGTGGGCAAGCATGGGTGAATCAGACGGGTTTCTTCGCCAGCAAGGCCCAGATGCCGGCGGTTGACAGCAACACGCCACCTGTCAGATGGAATCCGCGCTGCGCGCGTCGGGTGGCCAACAGGCGCCGTGCCGAATCCGCGAATACGGCGTAGAGCGTCGCATTCAATACGGCCATCACCACGAACGTCGCGCCGAGTACCCATAGCTGTTGCGTGACGTTGGCATGGGGGGCGACGAATTGCGGCAGGAACGCGACGAAGAAGACGATCCCTTTGGGGTTCAGCGCGGTCACCAGGTATGTGTTGAAGAACAGCCGCCAGCGCGTATCCATGTTCGGCGCCGCGGCCACTTCGGCCGGGGCCACTCCGGCGCGCAGCAGCTTGACGCCGAGATACAGCAGATAAAGCCCGCCTGCATACTTGATCACCGAGAACCAGAACGCCGACGCCGCGAGCAGCGCGCCCAAGCCCAGTAAGGACAGCAGCAGTGCGGTGGAGTCCCCCAGCGCGACCGCCGCCACCAGCGGCACATTGGCCCGCCGCCCATGTGAAATCGAGTAGCTGATCACGGTAAGTATGGTCGGCCCCGGAATCACCAACAAGATGGCCGACGCGGCAACGAAGGCTGCCCATGGTTCTAGCGACATCAGTCCGATCCTTTTCCACGATATTGCAGACACTGTCTGCAAAATTGCTGGCTAAGAAATACCCTGGTGACAATATATCGCCGGCGATATGGGGCTGTCGAAGCCTGATTACCCCCGTTGCGCCAGCAAGGCCCCGATGCCGAAGGCGATCAGCGCGGTGCCGCCGGAAATCTGGAAGATGCGTTGCGCGCGCGGCGTGGTCAGGAAGCGTTGCGCGGAACTGGCGAAGATGGCGTAGAGCGCGGAGTTGATCATGCCCATGGTGACGAAGGTCAGGGCCAGCATCCATAGCTGGTGCGTCACGTTGCCATGGGGATCGACGAATTGCGGCAGGAAGGCGACGAAAAATACGATGGCCTGAGGATTGAGCACACTGACCAGATAGGCATTCAAGCTCAACTGCCACCGCGTCTCCTTGACGCTGCCATCGGTCAGGCTGGCCGGCAGCGTGCCGGCGCGGAACCAGCTGTAGCCAAGATAAAGCAGGTAGAACCCGCCTGCGTACTTAAGCACGTTGTACCAGAAGGGCGACGCGGCCAATAGCGCCCCCAGGCCCAGCAGGGACAGAGTCAGTCCGGTGGTGTCGGCCAAGGCCACTGCCGTCACCAACGGCGCCTTGACACGCCGGCCATGCGCCAGCGAGTAGCTGATGATGGTGAGCACGGTGGGACCGGGGATGATCAGCAATACTGCCGACGTGGCGACGAACGCGATCCAGAGTTCGATGGACATCTTTACTTCCTCTTGTCAGATGAGACGACGGCGTTGCCCCAGGCCGCCGCGCGCGGATGACAAGAAATCGCGGTGACCGCGGCCAGTGACGCACGATCGCCATCCGCGTCCCATCAACCGCCAACGCGTGTGGGTAACGGGGGCGCGTGATTAGTTCGCGCCCAAGAGGAAGAAGCTCGGGGAGACAGGGCCGGAGCGGCCCTGAAGGTGTGGCAGAAAAGCCTGGGACTATCTAGGGGTAATCGATTCGGGTGAATCAGCCTTGTGTGCCGGGACGACCCGCTTCAGCAGCGTGCTTAGCCAACGTGCGCGTGCGGGTCCGGGACGGTTGCCGGTGTAGTGTTTCTGCGAGGCCTTGACCAGCTCGCCAAAGGCAGGCGTGTTGCGATAGTCGTCCAGCCGATGGCCCGCCGCCAACGCTTCCTGATAATAGCGGTCGAACAATTCGGCCAGGTCCTGGCGCGGGTGCGCCAGGATGTCGCCGTCGAACCAATGCTTGCGTCCTTCGGCGCGCAGGCGCGGCACGGAATAGCGATGGGAGAACTGCGTGCCCATGTCGGAGTAGTGCAGGATGCCGATGTCATCGCGCGGCATGCCGTCGCCGTCGACGCTGTTGTAGCGCGCCGCAAGCGGCTGGATCAGGTCCATGCGACCGGCGAACAGGCGTTTCATTTCCTTGTGGGCCTGCGGGTTGACACGCAAGGCGTCGAGCGACGGCAGGTGTGCGCGTGCGCGCTCGCAATCCCATAGCGCCACGCATGACAGCCACTGGCCCTGGTCACGGCGGGCGGCGACGATGGTGCCCGGGTCCATGGGCATGTCCCAGATTTCGACCAGATCGCAGCGCACCAACATGTCGGCGTCCATGTACAAGGCGCGACCGCGAAATCCGCACACCGCCGGAATGGCCCAGCGAAACGCGGAAAAAGGTGTCGACCACGTTTCGGTGCGCCAGCCGAGTTTTCTGGCGGGATCGCAGTACCAGGGGCTGGCCGGATCGCGCGACAGGCGCATCCAGGTGATGTCCAGCGGACGGGAGGTGTGCCTGCGCGCGCTGTATTCGAGCACCATCATCTGCTCCAGGTCGCAATCGTTGGGGTCGCAGCCTACGAAAACTCTGATGGGATCGTTCACGATGTCTCCGCGCGAGATGGCGTTCGAATCTTGGGATGTCCGAATCGGCGCAGGCATGAGCAAGCAGCATGCCTCGGATGAGCATGGCGCAGGTCAATCTTTAGGACAACTCCATTTGCCGTAGAACCGGCCGCGAGGGTAGTCGCGGCCGGCGGATAAGCAGGATGATGAAAGCTTCGCGGGTCACCCACCGCTGCGCCGCCTGACGGCGAAGGAGGGGGGAATGGACTACCTTGCGTCGGTGACGTCAGCGGCGCGTGATCACGACTTCCAGATATTCGCTGGGCACCACCACGCCACCATCTTCGGCACGGTTGAAGCGTTCGATCTGACCGACCAGGTTTTGCTGCAGCGCGGTGCGGGCCTCGCCCTCCAGCGCGCAAAAGGCTTTGTGCATAGGGCCGTAGTAGGTCTTGAACACGTGCATGAAGTGCTCGGGCGAGCGGTAGCGGAACGTGAAAGTGCGCGTCTCGCACTGGATGGACGCCGCCTGCGCGCCGAACATTTCCTCGATGCGTCCCTGCGTGCCCCACAGCGCCGGCGAACGAACGCCTGCCGGCGGCGGCAGATGCTTGCCCAGTGTCCTGAAAATCTGGCCGATGAAGCCCTCCGGTGTCCAGTTGGCAAGCCCGATCTTGCCGCCGGGCCGGCACACGCGGGCCAGTTCGGTGGCGGCCTTGTCCTGGTCGGGCGTGAACATGACCCCGAAGGTCGACAGCACGGCGTCGAAAGTGGCGTCCTGGAAGGGCAGGGCCTCGGCGTCAGCCTCCCTGAACTCGATGTTCAGCCGTTCGGCCGCGGCACGCTCACGGGCCCGCGCCAACAGGGCGGGAACGTAGTCGGTAGACACCACTTCGCAATAGCGGCGCGCCGCGGCCAGCGAGGCATTGCCGTTACCCGCTGCCACGTCGAGCACCTTCTGCCCGGCGCGGACGTCGAGCGACTCGCACAGCTGTTCTCCCACGATCTGCAGGGTGGTGCCTACGACGGCGTAGTCGCCGGAGGCCCAGGCGCCTTGCTGGCGCGTCTTCAGGGCTGCCAGGTCCGGCTGCGCGGCGGTCGGCGTGTCGCCGTTGACGGGGGTAGATATGGCCATTGTCTGTCTCCGTGGTTATGTATAAGCCGTAATGCCCGATGGGCGGTGGCAGCGCGGGCGACCCCTTCCTTAAGAAAAAGCACCGCGCCCGCCTTCATCAAAAGTAGGCCCACGCCGTGGAGGCGAGCGTGGTAGCCGGCGTGGAATCGACGCGGGAGTCCACGGGCGCCAGGTCCGAGCCGGGTGCGCGCCCGCGGCGGAGCGTTCACATACGCCTGCTGGGACCGCTGACCGTCGTGCGCGCGGGACGGGTCCTGGCGCAGCCGGCGTCGCGCAAGGTGCGGGCGCTTATCGGCTACCTGGCCCTCGCGCCCCATCCGCTGTCGCGTAGCCATCTTTGCGAACTGCTGTGGGATGCGCCGAACGATCCGCGGGGCGAATTGCGTTGGTGTCTGAGCAAGGCCAGGGGCCTGCTCGATGAGCCCGGCCGCCATCGGATAGAAACCGCGCAAGACCGGGTCAGCCTGGATCTGAGTGACTGTGACGTCGATGCCATCGACATCGCGAACGCGATGCAGCAAGGGGTGGACGGCCTGTCCGCCGAGCAACTGGGCACGCTGGCGCTGCGGTTCGACGGCGACTTCATGGACGGCCTGGCGCTCGATCGCAGCCCGCTCTTCACCGGCTGGCTGACGGCGCAGCGGCGGCGCTTCAGGTCCTGCCACGTGACAGTGGTCGAGCATCTGGTGGCGCGCCTGCCACTCGGCGCTGACGAGAGCCTGGCCTGGCTCGAAAAATGGTTGCAGCTGGCGCCGTTCGATCGGCAGGCGCACGCGTTGCTATTGCAGGCGCTGGGCAGCCGCGGGCGCTGGCGCGAGGGCGAAGAGCAGTTGGAGGCGGCCGTGCGCGCTTTCGACGCTTACGGGCTGGATAGCCGACCGTTGCGGGAAGCCTGGCGTGATATCAGGGCCCATCGGGCATGCGTTGCCGATGATCACGACCGCGGCAAATCTTGAGCCGGCGGCGTAGCGGGCTGGGCTGATGCGTTCACGGTGCTTCCACGGCGCTCTGGTGATGCGCCAGCAGCAGGGCGATGGCGCAAGATCCCAGGCGGGCCAGGGTTTCGTCCGCGCGGCTGGTCAGGATGATGGGCACGCGGGCGCCCAGCACGATGCCGGCGATCTGGGCGCCGGCCAGGTATTCGAGCTGCTTGGCCAGCATATTGCCGGCTTCCAGGTCCGGCACCACGAAGATGTCGGCGCGGCCGGCCACGGGCGAGTGTATGCCCTTGGTCGCCGCCGCCGCGGCCGAGACCGCGTTGTCGAAGGCGAGGGGACCGTCAAGGATGCCACCGGTGATCTGTCCGCGATCGGCCATCTTGCACAGGGCCGCGGCATCGAGCGTCGAACGCAGTTTGCCGGTGACGGTTTCCACGGCGGACAGGATGGCCACGCGGGGTTGCGCGATGCCCAGGGCATGCACCAGGTCGATGGCGTTCTGGATGATGTCGCGCTTGTCTTCCAGGGTCGGCGCGACGTTGATGGCCGCGTCGGTGACGAACAAGGGTCTGGGGTAGGCGGGCGCATCGATGGCGAAGACGTGGCTGATGCGGCGCGCCGTGCGCAGGCCTTCGGCGCCGCTGACGACGGCGCGCATCAGTTCGTCGGTGTGGAGCGAGCCTTTCATCAGGGCCTGGACCTGGCCGTTGCGGGCCATTTGCACGGCCTGGGCGGCGGCGGCCTCGCTGTGTTCGGTGGCGATGATCTCGTAGGGGGCCAGGTCGATTTGCGCCTTCGCGGCGGTTGCCTGGATCTTGGCGAGGGGGCCGACCAGGACGGGAACGATCAGCTTGGCGCGGGCGGCTTCGATGGCGCCGACGAGGGACGGCGTATCCACCGGATGCACGACGGCGGTGCGCAGGGGGGCCAATTCGCGCGTCATGGCGATGAGCCGTTGGTAGCCGCGGCCGCGCTGGACCAGCTCGACATCCGGCAGGACGGCGCGGGGGCGGGAGACTTTTTCCGTGGGCGCGGCCACTTGCACGACGCCGGTGATGACGTCTTCGCCGTTCTGGTTCACCGCGCGGCAGTCCAGGGTGACGCGGCGTGTCGCGTCGTCCTTGGCGATGACGCGTACCGACACCGTGATGGCGTCGCCCACGGCGATGGGTTTGACGAAATGCAGTGCCTGGTCGAGGAACATCGTGCCGGGACCTGGCAGCCTGGTGCCCAGCACGGTGGACAGCAGGGCGACTGCCCACATCCCGTGCGCCACCGTGGCCTGGAACTGCTCGCTGTGGGTGACGCCTTCGTCCAGATTCATCGGCGCCGCGTCCCCGGCCATGACGGAGAACAGTTCGATATCGCGATGGGAGAGTGTTCGGGCAAGACTCGCCGAATCCCCGATATTCAATTCCGCGTACGTACGGTTCTCGATCCGATCCATGGCACTCCTCCGAGGACGCCGGCCTGGCCCAGGAAACTGGCGGCTGCAACAAGCGTCGATCTTACCCGCGTCCGCTGCGCCGCATCATCACCGGGCGTTGACCTGGGTCAACAGAGCAGCCGTTTGCGCATCAACGCGTTCGGAATGACGATGCCGCGGCGGACGGGGTGGCGTTGTTCGATGATGTCGAAGCCGTGGTGGGCGAAGAAGGGTTGGGCGCTGCGGCTGACGTCGGAGCTGAGTTCGGGCAGTTCAAGGCGCGCGGCTTCTTCGTGCAGGCGGGCCATCAAGGCATTGCCTATGCCTTGCCTTGGATGGTGGCCGGAGACGAAGAAGTGGTCGATGTAGCCGCTTTCCTGGACGTCGGCATAGCCGACGATGATTGGTTCGCGTACCGACGCGGACGTCGATGCGGACGTGGGCGCGTGCGTCAGGCCCGCCTGGCCGTCGTGATCCGCCTGGCCGCCAGCCAGGAGCTGTTCAAGCAGACCACCGGCGCTCGGACTGCCGTCGATCTCGGCGATGAACGGCCGGATCCCCCGCATGCGCTCGCGCCAGAGTTCCTGGTCCAGGTCCGCCGGCGCCCAGGCCGCGATCTGCTCCGGGGTGTAGTCCCGCGCGGCGATCAGGTGGATGGCGGAATGGAAAATCTGGAAGAGGGCAGGCTCATCGCCAAGCCGAAAACGTCTTATGCGCATAATATTGTCCGCGTTCCTCACCAAACCTTCCTTATTCCGACGCCGCATGAAAAATCAAAATACCGCCCGGCCTTCGTCGTATTTCGAAGCTGTCAGCGCCACGCGCTTCCAGCCGACCATCCACGTGGGGGGCGGCTGGAACCCCGCCGAGCAGCATATCGCGCCGGCCCTGGGCCTGCTGGCCCACCTGGTGGAAGCCCACCGCGATGCCCGCCGCCAGGATGGCCTGCAGATCGGCCGGGCCAGCTACGACATCTACGGCGTCCTGCCCATGGAAGCGTGCGATGTGGAAATCGAGGTCATCCGGCCCGGCAAGACCATCGAACTGGTCGAAGCCCGTCTGACCCACGCCGGCCGGATCGGACTGACGATGAGAGCGTGGCTGATGGCCCCGACGCAGTCCGCCAAGGTAGCCGGCGACGAGTTCCCCCGCCTGCCCGCCCCGGAGACCTTGCCGGCGGAGGACATGTCCCTGGTCTGGCCCGGCGGCTTCGTCGAGAGCATACAACTGCGCCGCAACGAAGTCGTCCCCGGCAACGCGATCAGCTGGATCAATTCAGACGTGCAACTGCTGGCGGGCACAAGCGTCAGTCCGACCGCGCGAATGCTTGGCCTGCTCGATACCGCCAACGGCGTCACGCCGCGCGCGCAGCCCGGTGAAGTGGCGTTTCCGAACATAGACCTGACCGCGCACCTGATCAGGCAGCCGGCCGGCGAATGGCTGGGCTTCGACACCAAGGTCGCCTTCGGTCCCACCGGTCTGGGCGTGACCCACAGCATCGTCCACGACACAAACGGCCCCGTCGCCGTCCTCAGCCAATCCCTGACCGTGCGGCCCAGGATGCCGTAATGAAAACGGCGCCACCGGAAAACCGGGGCGCCGTTCTGGCTTGCATCAGGTGAGGGCGGCAAGTTCAGAGCCGCCCGCCGGGCTCAGGTCCCCTGCATCCGCTTGCCGCTGACCGCATCGAACCAATGCAGCTCGTGCCGGCCGTCCGGGCCGATGTTCAGCTGGTCGCCGGCCTTGATGACCGCTTCCTGCATCTGCCGCGTCGTGCAGCGCACCACCACGGCGGCCTTGCCGCAGCGGCCGTGCACCAGTTGCTCGGAACCCAGGGTTTCGACCATCTCCACTTCGACGCGCAGACCGGGCGAGTTCAGCACCATGTGCTCCGGGCGCATGCCAACGATGACATCGCGGCCGCGCACGGCGCTCGGCACCGCGGTGGGCGCGATGGCCAGGTCGATGCCGTCATCCGTCTTCAGCATGCCGTCGCCATGGGCGTGCACGGCAACCAGGTTCATTGGCGGCGAGCCGATGAAGCTGGCGACGAAGGTGGACGCCGGCTTCTCGAATACTTCCATGGGCGTGCCGATCTGCTCCGGCACACCCTTGTTCATGACGATCATGCGATGTGCCAGGGTCATGGCCTCGACCTGGTCGTGGGTCACGTACAGGCTGGTGGTGCCCAGGCGGCGGTGCAGCTTGAGCAGCTCCAGACGCATGGCCACGCGCAGCTTCGCGTCCAGGTTGGACAGCGGCTCGTCGAACAGGAAGACCTTGGGTTCGCGCACGATCGCCCGGCCCATCGCCACGCGCTGGCGCTGGCCGCCGGACAACTGACGCGGGCGGCGTTCCAGCAGCGGACCCAGTTCAAGGATCTGCGCGGCGGCTTCGACGCGCTTGCGGATCTCGTCCTTGGGCATCTTGCGGATCTTCAAGCCGTAGGCCATGTTCTGGAACACGCTCATGTGCGGATACAGCGCGTAGTTCTGGAACACCATGGCGATATCCCGCTCGGCCGGCTCAAGGTTGTTGACCTCCTTGCCGTCGATCACGATTTCGCCGCTGGTGACCTCTTCAAGGCCGGCCACCATGCGCATCAGCGTGGATTTACCGCAGCCCGACGGACCGACGATGACGACGAATTCGCCGTCGACGATGTCCATGTCGATGCCGTGGATCACCGGCACATTGCCGGCGTAGGTTTTCTTGACGTTGCGGAAACTGAGAGTAGCCATACGATTCTTTGCTGGGTTGTAGCTTTGATCAGAGGGGCAGGGCGCGGAGCGGACGAAGCAGGAGCAGCGTCACTTCTCCGTATCGACCAGGCCCTTGACGAACCATTTCTGCATGAGAATCACGA is a window of Bordetella sp. N DNA encoding:
- a CDS encoding LysE family translocator, giving the protein MSLEPWAAFVAASAILLVIPGPTILTVISYSISHGRRANVPLVAAVALGDSTALLLSLLGLGALLAASAFWFSVIKYAGGLYLLYLGVKLLRAGVAPAEVAAAPNMDTRWRLFFNTYLVTALNPKGIVFFVAFLPQFVAPHANVTQQLWVLGATFVVMAVLNATLYAVFADSARRLLATRRAQRGFHLTGGVLLSTAGIWALLAKKPV
- a CDS encoding LysE family translocator produces the protein MSIELWIAFVATSAVLLIIPGPTVLTIISYSLAHGRRVKAPLVTAVALADTTGLTLSLLGLGALLAASPFWYNVLKYAGGFYLLYLGYSWFRAGTLPASLTDGSVKETRWQLSLNAYLVSVLNPQAIVFFVAFLPQFVDPHGNVTHQLWMLALTFVTMGMINSALYAIFASSAQRFLTTPRAQRIFQISGGTALIAFGIGALLAQRG
- a CDS encoding glycosyl transferase, yielding MNDPIRVFVGCDPNDCDLEQMMVLEYSARRHTSRPLDITWMRLSRDPASPWYCDPARKLGWRTETWSTPFSAFRWAIPAVCGFRGRALYMDADMLVRCDLVEIWDMPMDPGTIVAARRDQGQWLSCVALWDCERARAHLPSLDALRVNPQAHKEMKRLFAGRMDLIQPLAARYNSVDGDGMPRDDIGILHYSDMGTQFSHRYSVPRLRAEGRKHWFDGDILAHPRQDLAELFDRYYQEALAAGHRLDDYRNTPAFGELVKASQKHYTGNRPGPARARWLSTLLKRVVPAHKADSPESITPR
- a CDS encoding class I SAM-dependent methyltransferase — translated: MAISTPVNGDTPTAAQPDLAALKTRQQGAWASGDYAVVGTTLQIVGEQLCESLDVRAGQKVLDVAAGNGNASLAAARRYCEVVSTDYVPALLARARERAAAERLNIEFREADAEALPFQDATFDAVLSTFGVMFTPDQDKAATELARVCRPGGKIGLANWTPEGFIGQIFRTLGKHLPPPAGVRSPALWGTQGRIEEMFGAQAASIQCETRTFTFRYRSPEHFMHVFKTYYGPMHKAFCALEGEARTALQQNLVGQIERFNRAEDGGVVVPSEYLEVVITRR
- a CDS encoding bifunctional enoyl-CoA hydratase/phosphate acetyltransferase; amino-acid sequence: MDRIENRTYAELNIGDSASLARTLSHRDIELFSVMAGDAAPMNLDEGVTHSEQFQATVAHGMWAVALLSTVLGTRLPGPGTMFLDQALHFVKPIAVGDAITVSVRVIAKDDATRRVTLDCRAVNQNGEDVITGVVQVAAPTEKVSRPRAVLPDVELVQRGRGYQRLIAMTRELAPLRTAVVHPVDTPSLVGAIEAARAKLIVPVLVGPLAKIQATAAKAQIDLAPYEIIATEHSEAAAAQAVQMARNGQVQALMKGSLHTDELMRAVVSGAEGLRTARRISHVFAIDAPAYPRPLFVTDAAINVAPTLEDKRDIIQNAIDLVHALGIAQPRVAILSAVETVTGKLRSTLDAAALCKMADRGQITGGILDGPLAFDNAVSAAAAATKGIHSPVAGRADIFVVPDLEAGNMLAKQLEYLAGAQIAGIVLGARVPIILTSRADETLARLGSCAIALLLAHHQSAVEAP
- a CDS encoding GNAT family N-acetyltransferase, producing MRIRRFRLGDEPALFQIFHSAIHLIAARDYTPEQIAAWAPADLDQELWRERMRGIRPFIAEIDGSPSAGGLLEQLLAGGQADHDGQAGLTHAPTSASTSASVREPIIVGYADVQESGYIDHFFVSGHHPRQGIGNALMARLHEEAARLELPELSSDVSRSAQPFFAHHGFDIIEQRHPVRRGIVIPNALMRKRLLC
- a CDS encoding thioesterase family protein, encoding MKNQNTARPSSYFEAVSATRFQPTIHVGGGWNPAEQHIAPALGLLAHLVEAHRDARRQDGLQIGRASYDIYGVLPMEACDVEIEVIRPGKTIELVEARLTHAGRIGLTMRAWLMAPTQSAKVAGDEFPRLPAPETLPAEDMSLVWPGGFVESIQLRRNEVVPGNAISWINSDVQLLAGTSVSPTARMLGLLDTANGVTPRAQPGEVAFPNIDLTAHLIRQPAGEWLGFDTKVAFGPTGLGVTHSIVHDTNGPVAVLSQSLTVRPRMP
- a CDS encoding sn-glycerol-3-phosphate import ATP-binding protein UgpC; this encodes MATLSFRNVKKTYAGNVPVIHGIDMDIVDGEFVVIVGPSGCGKSTLMRMVAGLEEVTSGEIVIDGKEVNNLEPAERDIAMVFQNYALYPHMSVFQNMAYGLKIRKMPKDEIRKRVEAAAQILELGPLLERRPRQLSGGQRQRVAMGRAIVREPKVFLFDEPLSNLDAKLRVAMRLELLKLHRRLGTTSLYVTHDQVEAMTLAHRMIVMNKGVPEQIGTPMEVFEKPASTFVASFIGSPPMNLVAVHAHGDGMLKTDDGIDLAIAPTAVPSAVRGRDVIVGMRPEHMVLNSPGLRVEVEMVETLGSEQLVHGRCGKAAVVVRCTTRQMQEAVIKAGDQLNIGPDGRHELHWFDAVSGKRMQGT